The stretch of DNA CAGACGAATAAGGCCTCCTAAAGAGGGTACAGATGGACAGGCAATCTGGTAAGGCAGGGCTCGGGTCATCTACCCAGACGGCGTGGCTTCTTTTGGTTCTGTTCGTCAAGTGCGCCTCCTGTGGGCGGGAAAGGGTGAGGGTCATAAAAAAACCCACAAGAGGATGTCCGATATGAGGGCGTATAAGAAAGAATGTCCGAGCGTCAAAAGACTGGGAGTTCTACCGTCCAACACATCCCCACGGTGATTTACCTGCCCGAAGGGATGGCTGAGCCTGTGGAAGGCAGCATCGTCCAAATTCACGGGTACGAGGGGAAGTACCAGACCGGCAAAACGTTCCTGGATGAGGACGGGGAACGCTGTACACGTGTCACGCTCATGGATTGACTTCACAGCAGCCCCTGACTGAGGCTCAGCACCACACGCAACTGTCCAGCAGCAGATTTGCAGCCTTTTCCTCCCGCCCGCTCCTCTACGCTGAAGCTGATGCAATCCCTTCGACAGCACTTTCAAACTCAGGTCAGACAGTGGTGGGCCACACCTGTGATCAATCAGTTCTTGATCCTGCTCGGCTACATCTTGGCGTTGCTGAGTTTGGTGCATGTGTTGATGCCTGGAGCTCCCCCAGGCCTGAATTGGGGGAGCCTCCTCATGCCCTTGTATCTGAGCTGCCTCACACTCAGCACAGCTTTGGAGACCGCCCAAACGCCAACCTCCGAGCGTCGGCGGTTCTTCACTTGGAGTACTTTCGTGTTCTCCTTGCTGTTCGTGGGCTGGACGCTGTTGATGATCCTGTCGCGTCCTTAAAGCCTGATTCTTCATCTCAGCTCCTCTCATACAGCACGTCTTCCAGCCCCAATTGCCGCAGATAGTGGGCCTCACCGTCCTTGGTCGGCAGCCAGCCCAGCCGCCTGCGCTTGTGGGCCGCCATGAACCGTGCCAACTCCACCGGGTCTTCTTGCTCCGCTGCTGCCGCCTGCACCCTCAGCAACGCTTTGGCAAGCCGCTTGCGGTCTCTGGGTTTCATGAATCGTCCCGTTTAACGCTGTCAGAGAGGTGTGAGGGCAGACTCTCCACAATAGATGGATGTACAGTCAATTGTTGATCTTGGATGCCATCCGAAAACTCCAAACGCGACGTCCCGACGCCTCGGTGCTGGTGGGCGATCTCCAAGAAGTCCTTTGTCAACGGGGTGTCACATGGCGTCGGGGCACGGTACAAACCTATTTGAAGCGACTGGCCGATCAACACGTCTTGGAACGACTGGATCGGAATGTGTACCGCCTGAGGCCTACGGACAGCGCCTGACCCTCTAGAGGTGGGCCTCACGGCTGCCCCTGACTGAGGCTCAGCACCACACGCAACTGTCCAGCAGCAGATTTGCAGCTTCTTCCTCCCGCTGACTCCTCTACGCTGACGCTGATGCAACCTCTTCGACAACACTTTCAAACTCAGGCGAGAGATTGGTGGGCCACACCTGTGGTCAATCAGTTCCTCACGCTGCTTGGGTTCATCTTGGTGGTGCTGTTCGGGGTGCGTGTGTTCTGGTCTGGGGGATCCCCAGGCCTGGATTGGGGGGAACTCCTCCTGCCCCTGTATCTGATCTGCAACTCGCTCAACATGATCTTGGAGGCCAACCGAATGCCGATGTCCGAGCGTCGAAGAGCCGGCATTTGGAGTGTTTTCGCGTTCAGTGTGCTGTTCCTGGGTTGGACACTGTTGAAGATCTTGTCGCGTCCCTAAAGCCTGATCAGTCATCTCAGTTCCCCCATGCAGCACGTCTTTCAGCCCCAATTGCTGCAGATAGTGAGCCTCGCCGTCTGTGATCGGCAGCCAGTCCAGCTGCCTGCGCTGATGGGCCGGCATGAACCGCGCTGGCTCCACCGGGTCAGACCGCTCTGCCGCCTGAAGCCTCGGGGGGGCTTTGGCAAACCGCCTGCGCTCTCTAGGCTTCATGAATAGTCGTGTTGGAGCCAGTCAGCGCCGTGTAAGCACGACCGTATCAAAGTGGAGTAATGCACACTCAACGGCTGATCTTGTACGCTATTCGAACGCTGCAGGCGCGGCGTCCTGACGCCTCGGTACTGGTCGGTGACATTGAAGACGTTATGCGTCAGCACGGCAGAAATTTTCAGCGGGCCACGGTACAACTTCATTTGAAACGACTGGTTGATCAACACATGCTGGAACGACTGGATCAGAATGTGTACCGCTTGACGCCCGCTCACCGCACCTGATCCCTTAGAGCTAGGCCTCACTCGGCGAGTCTCGGTGCCCTGGGGGCCTGAAATGAGGTGGAACATCTCAACACTGAGCGTCATCCACTTTGAGTCGTCTAAAGGCTTATGAACAGCAGAAATAAGAATTCTGCAACATCTTGTCCGCTTAACTAAGCCCAAAGTGAAGATGACCTTAAGTGTTGGAGGCTGGACATGATCAGTACCCCAAGTGAATGGACCACAATGGCGGCTTTGTCGGCCCTCACTTGGGGCGTCACCGCCTTGATATCGGTCTTCATCATCACGGTCTCGTGGCTGCGGCCCTCGTATCCCGGTTGGCGCGGTTGGGCGCTGGGACAGACCGCCCTGGTCTTGGGCCTGCTGATCGGCAGCCTGCGAACTCCAGAGACCCTGCTGGCCTCGGTGGTGATCGGCAACACCTTGGTCATGGCCGGATCGACCTTGTGCTTGGGAGCCTTTCAGCGCTTCAGCGGGCAGTTCGTCAGCCCCTGGATGAGCCGATTGGCTTGGGGAGGGTGCGCCGCCATCGTGATGGCGCTGGTCTTGCTGACCACGGTCTGGGACAACATTGCGCTGCGGTTTGTCCTGGTCGCGGGTTACAGCTCCATCCTGTTGCTGATGTTGGTCACCCTGATCGTGAAGCAAATGCAGCGGCACCCAGCGCTGCGCACCGCATATGGCCTGAACTTGGGCGTGTTGCTGGGCGGCACCCTGTTGAGCCTGCCTCGCTCGCAGATGATGATCAGCGCCAATGGACACTTGGGCTATCTCCTGAATAACCCGAATCTCTTGCTGCACGCCGGAGCATTGTTGTTGTCGGTAGGCGGCAGTTTTGCGTTCTGGTTGCTGCATGATGACCGGCGCCGCCAGGAGATGCAGCGTCTGCATCACGAGCTGCTCGTCCAAGCTACGTTGGATCCTTTGACGATCCTGCTTAACCGGCGGGGACTGACACAAGCGTATGACCTGTGGGGGAACCGGGCCAAGCCCGCCGAAGCGGTCTTGTTGCTGCTGGACATCAATGAGTTCAAGGGCATCAATGACCGGTATGGACACGCCGAAGGAGACCGCTGTTTGATGCAGTTGGCGGACACTCTGCGGACGATCGCAACTCCTAGGGATCTGATCAGCCGGGTGGGTGGGGATGAATTTGTGCTGCTGCTCACCGGGCAGCAAGAGCAAGTCCTGGAGCAACTCACAGCGCTGGAAGTGCACTTGGCGAAAGACAAGCAAGGTGTGTTGGGCTTCACAGTGAGTCTCGGCAGCACCCAAGTGACGGCGAGAGAAGACTTGACGAAGGCCATGAACCGCGCAGATCAAGGGATGTACAGGGACAAGGCACGTGGAATGCACGTCCAACAGCCGAGAAAGGCGAACGCCTAGGAAGAGGGGATTCATAACGCACTCGTAAACAGCGTCTCAGTTAACGGCGTGATCTGCACGACGACCCGCCCGCCTGGATGCACCGGAGCACGCCGCACAGTCAGCACATCGATCAGCGAGTCATCCGCCCAGACGCCCGCATGAGTCAGGGCATCTTCCAGGGCCTTAGGGATGTTGCTGAGGTCGCGTTTTCGCAGATCCGGCGGCGAGACGATCAGCAGGAGTTCAAGGCGTGCACCAGGCGAGGTTTTGGGCTGCCCATAGTTCTGCACGCACGAGATGACGGCCCTGCGGTAGGTGCGTCCCTCTTCGCTCAACAGGACTTTGACCCGGTACGGGATGGCCTTCGAGTTCTTCGGCGTGAAGCGCACGAGGATTGAGCGCCAGATGCTGTTCAGAGAGGGCGGGTAAGGCAGGGTAAAGGTCAGGGTTCCGGGTGGACTCGTTTTGGCTTCCAGCGGTTCAGTCGTCCACTCGGGTTGTTTTTCCTGCGCTGGGCGCGGCTGCACAAGTGGACTCGTTTCGGGCGCTGGCTGTGGCACTTCCACCAGGCCCAACTTCAGCCGGATATTGGCCCGCACATCCGGATCAGCAATGGTGCTCAGGTACCGCTCGACATGCGCGAGGCTCGGAAAGCGTGCCTGCCAGGCATGAGAGGATGCAGGGGAAGTCACTGGCCCAACTGCGTCAAGATACGTGCATGACCTGCCGCGATGAAATCCTGGTGACCGTCAACGAATTGGTAAAAGACCGGACGCCCAAAACGTTTCATCTCAGTGAATTGATGGATGCGATGCGCGCCAAGAACACGAGGTATCTGGATTCGACTATTCGGACACATGTGACTTCGCGGATGTGTCAGAACACTCCCAAAAATCACCAGACTACCTACGACGATTTTGAACGGGTGGGCGTTGGCGTGTACCGCCTGCTGTAGCTTCATCCCTCCTCCCTGTTCAAGCGAACCCACAGGCCCCGGCTCGGCTCTCAGGGGAAATGAGACAAGGGCGAGACCAGGCACGGTCATTTGAGGCAAAATGCAGACGTGACGTGCCGTGACGAAATTCTTGCCGTGGCTCGCAAGTTGAGCAAACAACAAGCAGATGGAACGTTTTCCGCTCAAGACGTGGTGGCCGCCATGCGCGCCAAGGGCACCCAACACCTCGACACCACCATTCGGCGTCATGTCGCCAGCGAGATGTGTCAGAACGCGGTGGGTCAGGGTGCGGGCAAATATCCAGACTTTGAACGGGTGGCGCGGGGCCGTTACCGCCTGCTCTAGCCTCACCCCTTGACCTCTTCGACCAGGTTCATCACGGCTTTCTTCAGGTAGGGGGCCGTGTCCCCGTAGGCCACCGTCGCGTGCGACTCCGAGTCGACGATTAACGCCTGCACCTGAGCATTCCCGCTGGTGTCCTTTTTGACCACAATCCGAAGCTCTTGGGTGTCCGTCAGTTGCTGCTGGGCATAGTTCAGGCACCAGTCCGCCCAGCCACCTTTGCCGGTGCTGTTGGTCTGCTGAATGCTGGTCTGGATGTGGTTCTCTTGCCGCTTCAGCCGTTCATACGTTCCAGTGGTGACATTCTCTGCGAGGGCAATCGCCCGCTGTTCCCCGGTCAAGGCATGAAACGGCACCTCTGTGCCGGTATCCGGATGCGCCACCGTCCCATGTGCATCGATGGCCGCTGCCACCTCTGCCGCTGCTTTCACTTGACTCGTACTGGGCCGCTCACTGCCGGTGGCCGTCTTCAGGTACGTGGCGACCGCGACCTGCATCTCTGGCTCAAGTGTTGCCACCACTTTCGCGGCCTCTTTGTACTCGCGGGCTTGCCGTTCGTTCTCGGGATGTAAACCAATGGTTGTCAACGTCTGGCTGGTTTCTGCCGCGTCCATCAGTTGCTGCGCCCGCTGGCGAGACCAGCCCCAGACCTGTTCACAGTAGTCACCGAAAGTCTTGTGGGCTTCGCGGTACAGGCGGCGGTCACGAATGCTCAGTAAGGCTTGGCCAACAGTCACGAAGCCTTGCCAGCCCTGACGAACCACGGTTTCCAGCTGGGCAAGGTCGGCACGTTCTTCCGGAGCCAAGACGGCAACGGGTTGTTCGAGGGTGGCCGTCATGTGCGCCGCCCGCCGTGCCGGTAGGCCCGCCGGCTGTTCACAAACAAGATGCTGTCAATGGTGTCAGCAGGATCTTCTTGGGATTCCAACACCATCAATTGCCACGCGTAGGACACCACCGCCATCAAGCCGCTCAAGACCGCCGCTTCCATGGCCTCCGGCTCTTTGACCTTGCGAAAAGACTCCAACACCTGAGAGGTCAAGGTGTGCAGTTCCATCAGCGAAATATTCCGGTGAGCACTGGGCGGGCTTACCAGCGCAAAACGCAACCGCTCTGGCTCAAGATCGACAAAGGAACCAGCCCGGATCAGCTCGCCCAGATCAAGCGCCCGAATCACCACGTCTCCCAACTCACGAGCGATCTTGTGGGGCACTCGCTCTTGCCACGCTTCCGTGATTTCGCTGTGAATGAGCGCGACATTCCTAGGCAGATCATCTATTTTCCAAGTCAGACCCCAGCCATTGGCGCCATTCACGCGACGGGTTTCGGTTGCAAGTTCTTGAAGTGTTTTCATCAGGATTCACCGTGTGGGCGGGCTTTGACACCCGCCCCCTTGTCTTTAGGCGCTGGGTTGTGTGCCGAAGCCGTCGCCGCCACCAGTCGGGAAGGGCATGTCTTCTTCTACATCCAGATCCGGGCCAAGCGGAATGTTAAGGGCGGGTGTCTCAGGCGTCTCGAACAGCGCCTTGGTGTCTTTCAGCAAGTCGTCAACATCCTCTTTGACCTGTTCTTCTGCCTTCAGCTCGCTCTGAATGCTCTCTTCCAGCGTGGGCTGATCGGACACCGTGCATTCCAAGCAGCAGCTGGCCATGAGCAGGGCATCCACCCCCAAGCCTGCGTTGTCCAATTCAGAGAACTGCACCCGCAAGTTGACCAGCACGTCTCCCGCCTCATCAATCGTGATGTTCCCGCGCAGAATCACCGGCACATCGACGGCGGGAAAGGCCTGGCCGTCCATCATGGGCGTAACTTCCAGGCGCAGCTTGCCGCCTTCCTGCGCCGCGCCTTTGAGGAC from Deinococcus sp. QL22 encodes:
- a CDS encoding RusA family crossover junction endodeoxyribonuclease, with product MTSPASSHAWQARFPSLAHVERYLSTIADPDVRANIRLKLGLVEVPQPAPETSPLVQPRPAQEKQPEWTTEPLEAKTSPPGTLTFTLPYPPSLNSIWRSILVRFTPKNSKAIPYRVKVLLSEEGRTYRRAVISCVQNYGQPKTSPGARLELLLIVSPPDLRKRDLSNIPKALEDALTHAGVWADDSLIDVLTVRRAPVHPGGRVVVQITPLTETLFTSAL
- a CDS encoding GGDEF domain-containing protein, with product MISTPSEWTTMAALSALTWGVTALISVFIITVSWLRPSYPGWRGWALGQTALVLGLLIGSLRTPETLLASVVIGNTLVMAGSTLCLGAFQRFSGQFVSPWMSRLAWGGCAAIVMALVLLTTVWDNIALRFVLVAGYSSILLLMLVTLIVKQMQRHPALRTAYGLNLGVLLGGTLLSLPRSQMMISANGHLGYLLNNPNLLLHAGALLLSVGGSFAFWLLHDDRRRQEMQRLHHELLVQATLDPLTILLNRRGLTQAYDLWGNRAKPAEAVLLLLDINEFKGINDRYGHAEGDRCLMQLADTLRTIATPRDLISRVGGDEFVLLLTGQQEQVLEQLTALEVHLAKDKQGVLGFTVSLGSTQVTAREDLTKAMNRADQGMYRDKARGMHVQQPRKANA